TTCATCTTGGGACACTTACACACAGTCAGGGACTTTGTAGGATTAGAGTCAGCTGTATGATCACCCAGTTatgccaaacaggtgataatgatcattatTTGCATATCTAGGCTGTAATACAGTCCTTAACTGAAAcacaaacagctgtgtaggaggcttaaaactgagaACTAGCCAaaatctgctacaaaggtgaggttgtggaagacagctaCATTTCACaaatcatacaccatggcaagacggaggtactgcatcagcaaggtctctcccaggcaaagatttcccAGCAGACTGGAGTTTTAAGACGTTCTTTTCAagatcttttgaagaagcacaaagaaatgggcaacATTGGAGACGTAGCCGTAGCGGTCGGCCAAGTAAACTCCGTGCAGCAGATGagaacacatcatgcttacttctctACAAAattagaagatgtccagcagtcccATCCGCTCACAAGTGGCAGAAGCCAGTGTGACCAGGCGTGTGACGGAATCCCTGAACAGGAATAAATAGAGCCGGTCACTTCTATTGTGCATTAGACGCCTCTTTGGTGTCCGTTTTATatggtttccatttgtttccattaTACTCGGAGGACAGAATAGCGCAGTCAAATAAAacggaaacaaatggaaaccatGTAAAACAGACGCCAAAGAGGCGTCCAATGCCCAATAGCAGTGACCGGCTCTATTTGTTTCCGTTCAGGGATTCCGTCACAGCGCAGTTTTCTGCTTCTGTCATGGAACCCCCAAGCGGAGTCACACACCATGTTAACGAACGCTGCGTGAACGCTGCGTAACATGATGTGAACGCGGGCCGATCGCCGTTTGAGTTATACGCCTGCCAAAGCTGAAGATAGGCAAATGAATTATCGTTTGTTGCTCGGTCGCCGGCACCTTCTacattgaacaattatcattcagattcccatgatccagcgagaatctgaatgatcattccatgtaaaacggcccttaaaggggttgtaccgcaatTACGAGCtctcccctatccataggatatccataggatagggcataacttgctgaacgttatgccctatcctggcatggagtcccatgtcccccgtcctcctcactaAAGGGTTACTGCAACCCCGGTGGTGcaaaggagactgaatgaagctctGGTTGCACTAgcacttcattcactttcaatgcaGAGATAGCTGGGTGGGCGCGCTCGGGTACTTCTGTCAGCcctattgagatgaatggagcgcCGACCGCACATGCTCAACCCGTGCTCCATTCAAAGTGACGTCACTATGGGGGAGAAGCAACCCTCATACAGAGCAGGAGACGGGAGTCCCATTCTGGAGATCGGCCCTATCTTTGggtgaggagggggagggggaacttGCCTCTTGTCAATCCTTAAGCCCTTTTTACAAGAGCCagcaaatcgttcagattccctcaTCAGCAGGAGTCAGAAGCATCGCTCCGTGTGAACGCTGCCCCAACTGAACGGCCAACGAGAACTTGTCTGCtgctcattcatcgttcagtttctgcattccGTTTAGACGAGCCGACTTATCGTTGGAATGAGCTGACGATGCCGGAGTTCACcgcagcctgtttatactgatacattgttggctcgttcacatcCGCTGTATAAGAAGCTAATGCATTgcgaggcgcacaaatctcatacGGATacgagccccattcttttgatagCAGTTATAGAGTGCGACggttcccactgaaaacaatgggaagcacttgcaGATCCTCCAACGTGGCTAAAAGCCGTGCCGGAGGACCACTGGTTTACTGAGCTGATGGGAGGCAATTTTGccaaaaaacgccttgcatcaccgTGAAAACGCAGGTTGGTGAACTGAATATCACGCtcacccatgtgtaggtagccttagtgaaagagaatgactgaacgatcggtattcagaccgaatgattagtgaatgaACTGATAACTGTTATGCCTGCAGGAGAGGAACGACAAGCAAAAAGTGAcgctataatacaggatgtaactcagggtcattacaggataagtaatgtatgtacacagtgactccaccagcagaatagtgattgcagctctgcagtataatacaggatgtaactcaggatcagtacgggataagtaatgtatgtacacagtgactccaccagcagaatagtaagtgcagctctggagtataatacaggatgtaactcaggatcagtacgggataagtaatgtatgtacacagtgactccaccagcagaatagtgagtgcagctctggagtataatacaggatgtaactcaggatcagtacaggataagtaatgtatgtacacagtgactccaccagcagaatagtgagtgcagctctggagtataatacaggatgtaactgaggatcagtacaggataagtaatgtatgtacacagtgactccaccagcagaatagcgagtgcatctctggagaagggtGTGTGCTGGTGAGCTCTGCTGAGATCCAGAGGGTGTGGTCGTCTAAGGCACAGCTCCAGAGTTTTGGCCCAGCAAGGCGTGCTGTTTCTGGGGCTTCCAGCAACAATGGAGCCCCtggcctcctccctccggcttcggtcggggggagggagggttgAATCCCAGGAGGGAAGGCGAGCTAGTCGGGGCAGCAGCAATGTTACCCCGACTCCCCGGTTGGATACAGAGTCCAGGAGGACAAGATCCCAAGCTAAAGAAAAGCAGGTCAGTGCTAAAAAACAGCCTATCAGTTGGGGTGAACGCCAAAAGGGAGAGTCTGTGGAGGAGCTGGCATCCCGCATCGCCACACATATGCGGGATTATGAAGAGGCTGGGAAAGAGCTGGTGAAACAGCGCAGAGAGCTACAAGCAgcccgctgtgacatggagcgaGCCTCCCGTGGTAAAAAGGTCGCAATAAGCCAGAAAATTAAAATCTGTGAGGAGGCTATTGAAATgtatgaggaggaaagggagaggaTCCTGGAGACCAGCGGTCCCTTCAGGGAAAAGTTGCTAAATGACAGGCGGTTCTCccagatggcagccaggagccctgGCAGCAGAAAAACTGCACGTAAATACCAACCCAGCAGCACAGAAGAATCGGAAGCTCTGGAGGGGCGGGCGGCATGCTCTGCTGAGCAGCAGTCCTCGCTGCAACCAGGAACGGGCACCAGCATCCCTGCGGAGCAGATCGGCCTGCCCTCATCATCAGATGACTCGGATGGCAGTGAGTAcgggagcagcagcagcggacagggggcgctgttgttgcagcagatcatgctgcaggagtcccctgcAAGGATGCAGGCTATGCACTTTGGGGATGAACTACCACCGGAAACAGCAGCGGGGGGAAAAAaggcaaagaaaaagaagaatcaagCTTACATCCAGGAGAGGTTCGTTTACGTAACCAAGCACCCTGGCCTGATTGCAAAGTCAGGACAGGGGGCTAGCCCTGGGCTCCTAGACCCGGCCTCTGTTGtgagtccggtgcaggggaccagggaagagagggttaatgcgacccaaaactccaagcccgcttgtgccagtagtgggactggaggagttaaggaggcagaaaaggttaaaatgAAGGGTCGTGGCCAGACCGGAGGCACTGACGCTGTTAGTCGCAACCCAGTGGGAGGGGGAGGCGATTTAGCGCCAGGTGGCATAAGTAAAGatggcggcttggctgtcccccctgtgtccctgaaGTGCCTGTCGGGGGCAGAGGGGCCGCAGTGGGTGGTGGTCGGGTCGGCCAATCCTCCCACCCATCCCGTATGTCCCGCTGTAGATCCCAGAGTCGCTGGTGTGGGCGGAGCTTTAACAACAAAAAATCCATCTAAATTGCGCACAGCGAATACGGTTTTGCAGCCTCTGTCGGCTGCTGAGGTTGGGGACTTGCCCTCTGGGGAAAAATTAACTAAACAGAAGACAGGTCCTGGTCAGGAGAAGGGTGTGAATGTGAGTAGCCCTGTTACCCCCGCTACTGCTGCTGTTGTTTCTGTACCTCCAAATGTCCCCAAACCCCCAGGTTCATTGCCTGCTGATCAAGCAGGTACAGTTTCAGTAGATGGTCGGGGGGTGGGACAGGATCCAGTtggccctccagcggcgacaacatctggcagaagttatgccagtgtcgccgctggggggaggggagaggcgtcctccttgtcttcggGCTCCGGGGACGGTGTCTTACAgcggcgtctcctggaggctttgaggagaggggagagctcaATGACTGTAGGAGGTAGAGTTGTGGACTTGTCTCTTTGGGTAGAGAGACATGGACttggagccttccgagagcaaaggggggagaccgtatggtccctgccgacaaccgggcaggacattggccgtaggaacgtggctcgtcttcagtggagaggcagtgATGCATGCCCATCGAGGGGCAAAGTGGTTGAGCTTCTGCTGAGGATGGGTTTTAGGGCGCAGGACATCTATGCCCTTATCCACCCCTACGgctcgtctgagttcgacatcagctttgctcgcccagagggccttgagctcttctgggggaactatgagctgatgaaggacgagcccggctggcggggTTTTGCTgcgcaagtggtaacccgccagactggagtgaaGAGAGTGACTGTTCTGACCCGTAATGAGTCACTCTCTTGTTATGACATCATGACTTGGCTCAGTCGCTACGGTGAGGTAGTGGATATGCCGCAAAAAAACAGagatgagcacggcatctggtccggagcctggacattcatggtaaaactaaagcgttcagggaactcggtggcccacataccatccgcggctttcCTCGGTAGGGATCGCAttctggccttctaccaggggcaaccgaagctctgtcacaagtgcggcgaccccacacatttgagtgccgcctgtaatgtcatcaagtgcgctctgtgtggcgaggtaggtcatcttgcggcatcttgtgcggagattaggtgtcacctgcgtggtgacctcggtcacccattcagccgctgtccacgctctttcgccaatgcggtcatggccccaacggaggagagccatgaggttgcctctgcaggggaagggaccagcagaggcggaggagtccaggagcctgtgaagaacaaacatgttggggctgctgcactaaggcgccaagagaagcgcagaAAGAACAGAGAACTGGTGgagacccaggtggcaggtgggtcaatgctggcacctgttctggatgcgactcgtgtggctgaggctccaggggagggcgagttggatgaggaggtcagaaggatccagagggaggaggctgccacttcttcagattcctcccgctatgaaagtgtggatgaggatggcAAGGAGTGGCGACAGAAAAAGCGAAAGCAGGGCaccggggaaaaaaagaaaaaaatgcgggAAAGAAGAACTTCCCCTATACTGGCCCAGGTGCAGGAAGGTAAACCAAACTCGCCTCTTGTTGAGCTCTCCAACAGGTTCCAAGCTCTCtcctcttcagaggaggaggtggagggtgaggaTCCGGGAGCAAGTGTGCGGCCTACAGGGGGCGCCGAGTCTTCCTCTTGTGAGCGTACAGTAACCTCCAAGGGGAGGGCTGGCCCGGGGCCCGGTGACAAGgacgacgaggttgaggagccccttgccatggacctttcggtatcaaaaaaacgtggcaaggggtcttcCTCAGACCCTGAAGTGAaaaggggtgggaagaagaaagccatttaactcaatcatcaaagatggcggcacccgctccgttgactctggcatcaattaacgttgccagcattaagtcagatatggcgagatttgcggcctttgattttctcggccgtgttgaagccgacattttgtttttgcaagagaccaggctgccaaatttagcagctatacataaagcaaagagggagtggaggtccggaccatcctactggtctcttgcggccgagccatatagcggagtggcggttctttttaccgcagcggttgaatgccgacgggttattgagttagaaatagggaggtgcctgatcctggatgttctcatgaagggacaagagcttcggctaatcaacatctacggtccccaaaccaagcgggaccgcaaggatctctttatgaggatcaagccgtacctttttaccagtcggcaggtgatctttgggggtgactttaacgcagtcacgaggacccgtgacaggggaggctccctaggcaagctgacttatgatagcgtcgcgcttaatagcatagctagcgaagctcgcctggtggatgtccacatccggcacaccccaggccacgcgggtttcacctattatagaggcgagtgcaggtctagaatagataggttttatttgaaggaggaagccatctcttcaccagtttctgctgTTGAGGttgaattctccgaccactgtctgattttgttttccctgaatgttgcagagaccccccggatgggtagaggcttatggaggctgaattcatcactcctggaggaagcagagataagacagtcctttgaggattttctgcagagccaggtaccattactggatctttgtagcagtaagtcagagtggtgggagatgctcaagatcagggcggcaaggttcttccgccagctctctagcctcaggagcctgagtaagtaccgtctttatcagggcctgaggaggaaactcgaacatctcgtctcgactggaggtagccgcgaggagatctccagagtgaagtctttgctcaaagggtgtcaGTATAATAGGcatgcatctttggtttt
Above is a window of Eleutherodactylus coqui strain aEleCoq1 chromosome 3, aEleCoq1.hap1, whole genome shotgun sequence DNA encoding:
- the LOC136620076 gene encoding uncharacterized protein, with product MEPLASSLRLRSGGGRVESQEGRRASRGSSNVTPTPRLDTESRRTRSQAKEKQVSAKKQPISWGERQKGESVEELASRIATHMRDYEEAGKELVKQRRELQAARCDMERASRGKKVAISQKIKICEEAIEMYEEERERILETSGPFREKLLNDRRFSQMAARSPGSRKTARKYQPSSTEESEALEGRAACSAEQQSSLQPGTGTSIPAEQIGLPSSSDDSDGSEYGSSSSGQGALLLQQIMLQESPARMQAMHFGDELPPETAAGGKKAKKKKNQAYIQERDPPDG